The following are encoded together in the Capsulimonas corticalis genome:
- a CDS encoding NIL domain-containing protein, which translates to MSETRKVQLNYPLDRLSEPVITRLVTDYDLSPNLIRADVEAGKGGWIVTELTGETMTIDRAVEWIRGQGVGVTEAP; encoded by the coding sequence ATGAGTGAAACCCGTAAAGTGCAGTTGAATTACCCGCTGGATCGGCTTTCCGAGCCGGTGATCACGCGGCTCGTGACGGATTACGATCTGTCTCCCAACTTGATCCGCGCCGATGTCGAAGCCGGCAAGGGCGGCTGGATCGTCACGGAGCTGACCGGCGAAACCATGACCATTGACCGCGCCGTGGAGTGGATTCGCGGCCAGGGCGTCGGGGTGACGGAAGCTCCGTAA
- a CDS encoding helix-turn-helix transcriptional regulator, whose protein sequence is MPDGEHRRELANFLRTRRERIAPSEVGLKAGPRRRTPGLRREEVADLAGVGTAWYTWLEQGRDIRVSTETLDSLACALRLGPDERTHLFTLAHPETLRVIVPPRDETVTPSLQRMLDNLKDSPAYLAGRRWDILAWNRAAALTFTDYSQIPIEHRNNLWLVFAYPPFRTLLAEWEKHARAVLSQFRVDSGRYAGDPQFAALIAELSEISPEFREWWPRHEVRGRTEGCKILQHPTAGRMALEYSAFTVGDNPDMKLVVFTPLCEDNSVDKMNRLLA, encoded by the coding sequence ATGCCGGACGGAGAGCATCGGCGGGAGCTGGCGAATTTTTTGAGGACGCGCCGCGAGCGGATCGCGCCCTCCGAAGTGGGATTGAAGGCGGGGCCGCGCCGTCGCACGCCTGGGCTGCGCCGTGAGGAAGTGGCGGACCTCGCGGGCGTCGGAACCGCCTGGTACACGTGGCTGGAGCAGGGCCGCGACATCCGCGTGTCCACGGAAACCCTGGACAGCCTGGCGTGCGCGCTGCGCCTCGGCCCCGACGAGCGGACGCATCTGTTCACGCTCGCCCATCCGGAAACCCTGCGCGTCATCGTTCCCCCCAGGGACGAGACGGTCACGCCGTCCCTCCAGCGGATGCTGGACAACCTCAAGGACAGCCCCGCGTATCTCGCCGGCCGCCGCTGGGACATCCTCGCCTGGAACCGCGCCGCCGCCCTCACGTTCACGGATTACTCGCAAATCCCCATCGAACACCGCAATAACCTTTGGCTGGTGTTCGCCTATCCGCCGTTCCGCACGCTGCTCGCCGAGTGGGAAAAGCACGCCCGCGCCGTCCTCTCACAGTTCCGCGTTGACAGCGGCCGCTACGCCGGTGATCCCCAATTCGCGGCGCTCATCGCCGAGCTCAGCGAAATCAGCCCCGAGTTTCGAGAGTGGTGGCCGCGTCACGAAGTGCGCGGCCGGACGGAAGGCTGCAAGATCCTCCAGCATCCAACGGCGGGAAGAATGGCGCTGGAATACTCCGCGTTCACCGTCGGGGATAACCCCGACATGAAACTCGTCGTCTTCACGCCGCTATGCGAAGACAATTCAGTGGACAAGATGAACCGGCTGCTGGCGTAA
- a CDS encoding putative ABC transporter permease subunit: protein MFRILIRARLRMLANTARSAPRWHKLMVVWLTLFGVMIFATIGLACAALVLLMQGAAARHGALNPAAAQLTAHVYQYLFFFLLAGSVPFVASSLFQDNDLPLLLTTPVTPSAVVAAKLVDSVIANSAQFTVLGVPVLIGIGWGIGLSASGWAWFIASLALLLIFTPAFTGSLLLVLARILGVKKVRFVVMGVSVVLALGITLLAVAGTSRATQSGALDVGRMRAALSGAATATGTPAAQWSAAQTQVQALSKGQSEAGLSWLPSSWACSVAMDTAGGRPIGPAGAHGLIALVAATVVMIAFCIVVGGRVVSSEDILEQQDLNQVGRGIRRRQGAPPLGMSPAMAGLIVKDFLYIGRDTILIGQIGTTLILFFVPFVLKWTQPGASSGEDMYGNLAMLMIALVVYMVTSIIGLSTVGLEGKGAWMVLAGPLTRRDFLVAKWIVSFVMSIALVTGMVVIAALAFRWSLSLSLIAFGIFTFACFGLSGLGVGLAGIFPRFLYDNPAHRASVWAMVLGFVLATCYVVFCALLAAGVYVAFAQHLLGPPALFALAALLFIALSITTGYTPIALAAKRLGRYEWEH from the coding sequence ATGTTCCGGATTTTGATACGCGCCCGCCTGCGGATGCTGGCGAACACCGCCCGCTCGGCGCCGCGCTGGCATAAGCTCATGGTCGTGTGGCTGACCCTCTTTGGCGTCATGATCTTCGCGACCATCGGCCTGGCCTGCGCGGCGCTTGTGCTGCTGATGCAGGGCGCCGCCGCCCGCCATGGCGCGCTGAACCCCGCCGCCGCGCAGCTGACGGCGCACGTCTATCAGTACCTCTTTTTCTTTCTGCTCGCCGGCTCTGTGCCGTTCGTCGCCTCGTCGCTGTTCCAGGACAACGATCTGCCGCTTCTTCTCACGACTCCCGTCACGCCCTCCGCCGTAGTCGCCGCCAAGCTTGTGGATTCCGTAATCGCCAACTCCGCGCAGTTCACCGTGCTCGGCGTTCCCGTCTTGATCGGGATCGGATGGGGGATCGGCCTGTCCGCGTCTGGATGGGCGTGGTTTATCGCCTCGCTCGCCCTGCTGCTGATCTTCACGCCGGCGTTCACCGGGTCCCTGCTGCTGGTGCTGGCGCGGATCCTGGGGGTAAAGAAGGTGCGGTTCGTGGTGATGGGAGTGAGCGTCGTGCTGGCGCTCGGCATCACGCTTCTCGCGGTGGCGGGGACGAGCCGCGCGACGCAAAGCGGCGCGCTGGATGTCGGCCGGATGCGCGCCGCCCTCTCCGGAGCGGCCACGGCCACCGGGACCCCCGCCGCGCAATGGAGCGCCGCGCAGACACAGGTCCAGGCGCTCTCCAAAGGCCAATCGGAAGCGGGGCTGAGCTGGCTGCCGTCCTCCTGGGCCTGCTCCGTGGCGATGGACACCGCCGGCGGCCGCCCGATCGGGCCGGCCGGAGCGCACGGCCTGATCGCATTGGTGGCCGCGACGGTGGTGATGATTGCGTTCTGTATTGTGGTGGGCGGACGAGTCGTGTCTTCCGAGGATATTTTAGAGCAGCAGGACCTCAATCAGGTTGGGCGAGGCATCCGCCGCCGTCAGGGCGCGCCGCCGCTGGGAATGTCGCCGGCGATGGCGGGCCTGATCGTCAAGGACTTCCTCTATATCGGGCGCGACACGATCTTGATCGGCCAGATCGGCACGACGCTGATCCTCTTCTTCGTGCCCTTCGTCCTCAAATGGACTCAGCCCGGCGCGTCGTCCGGCGAGGATATGTACGGCAATCTGGCGATGCTGATGATCGCGCTTGTAGTCTACATGGTCACGAGCATCATCGGGCTTTCCACGGTGGGACTGGAAGGCAAGGGCGCGTGGATGGTGCTCGCCGGACCGCTGACGCGCCGGGATTTTCTGGTCGCCAAGTGGATCGTGTCGTTTGTGATGTCCATCGCGCTGGTGACGGGCATGGTCGTGATCGCCGCCCTCGCGTTTCGATGGTCCCTCAGCCTGTCCCTGATCGCCTTCGGGATCTTCACCTTCGCCTGTTTTGGGCTTTCGGGCCTGGGCGTCGGCCTCGCCGGCATCTTCCCGCGTTTTCTGTACGACAACCCCGCCCACCGCGCGAGCGTTTGGGCGATGGTCCTGGGGTTTGTCCTGGCGACCTGCTATGTCGTCTTCTGCGCCCTGCTCGCCGCAGGCGTCTATGTCGCCTTCGCGCAGCATTTGCTCGGGCCGCCCGCCCTGTTCGCCCTCGCCGCGCTGCTCTTCATCGCGCTCTCCATCACGACCGGCTACACCCCGATCGCCCTCGCCGCGAAGCGGCTTGGGCGATACGAGTGGGAGCACTAG
- a CDS encoding zinc-binding dehydrogenase, whose product MKAARLEHLGAALKVENIGEPQLRAGGAIVRILAARVASYTDQVISGELGFTTPTPCTLGPTAIGVIEAIADDVFGLSAGQTVFCDAYIGSRTIGVTSDRILIGWTGLGPDAGRTQSIWRDGSFAEKALWPAECLTPIPDDLGLTPEALTYLGYSAIAYGGLIRGGLHSGQAVIVNGATGSIGASAVLLALAMGAAKIVAVGRDGEMLDQLRKLAPKRIAPVSLDAAPEVYTEELRRVAGGADLLLDVLGKVTTAAPTLAGIHALRRGGTAVFVGGVHADIPLPYSKIMLEELTIRGSFMYPKHAPSEIINMAQAGILDLSPIRPRTFALDDIDNAIAQAKDLRGFEYAVLVP is encoded by the coding sequence ATGAAAGCCGCACGATTGGAACATCTTGGAGCCGCGCTGAAGGTTGAAAACATCGGCGAGCCTCAATTGCGCGCCGGCGGCGCGATCGTCCGCATCCTCGCCGCCCGCGTGGCGTCCTATACCGACCAGGTAATTTCGGGGGAGCTGGGCTTCACGACGCCGACGCCCTGCACCCTCGGCCCCACAGCGATCGGCGTGATCGAAGCGATCGCCGACGATGTGTTCGGACTGAGCGCCGGACAAACGGTCTTCTGCGACGCCTATATCGGCTCGCGCACGATTGGCGTCACTTCCGACCGAATATTGATCGGCTGGACCGGACTTGGTCCCGACGCAGGGCGCACGCAGTCGATCTGGCGTGACGGCAGCTTCGCGGAAAAGGCGCTGTGGCCGGCGGAATGCCTGACGCCGATTCCGGACGACCTTGGGCTGACGCCGGAGGCGCTCACGTATCTGGGCTATTCCGCCATCGCCTACGGCGGCCTGATCCGGGGAGGATTGCATTCGGGACAAGCGGTGATCGTGAATGGGGCGACCGGAAGCATCGGCGCGTCGGCGGTTCTGCTGGCGCTCGCCATGGGCGCCGCAAAGATCGTCGCGGTCGGACGCGATGGGGAGATGCTGGATCAGTTGCGGAAGCTCGCGCCGAAGCGCATCGCGCCGGTGAGTCTCGACGCCGCTCCCGAAGTCTATACCGAGGAGCTTCGCCGGGTCGCCGGCGGCGCCGATCTGCTGCTCGACGTGCTTGGCAAAGTGACGACCGCCGCGCCCACGCTCGCCGGCATCCATGCGCTGCGGCGCGGAGGGACGGCGGTGTTTGTCGGAGGGGTGCACGCCGACATTCCCCTGCCCTACTCGAAGATCATGCTGGAGGAGCTCACGATCCGCGGATCCTTTATGTATCCGAAGCATGCGCCGAGCGAGATTATCAACATGGCGCAGGCCGGGATCCTCGATCTCAGCCCGATCCGCCCACGCACGTTCGCGCTGGACGACATCGACAACGCCATCGCCCAGGCAAAGGATCTGCGCGGCTTCGAATACGCCGTGCTTGTCCCCTAG
- a CDS encoding fatty acid hydroxylase, with product MYASFFEWWFHKYLFHTPKLIRRTFNSHTLTHHQIYKGDHTYYLAEGKEPEHVAMDWWALILFLGVHFPIIWTVEKLTHTHSLWGGLAAIAVYYGVYEYFHWCMHVPNQRPFEKWGVYRFIREHHRIHHVHMQKNLNVILPLADLVLGTYKRDTKREAPTVPTTRRTPTRTSRSQAHRRGPAAAPGKNKPGKNTGDK from the coding sequence TTGTACGCAAGCTTTTTCGAGTGGTGGTTCCACAAATATCTGTTCCACACTCCCAAGCTTATTCGCCGTACCTTCAATTCCCACACGCTGACCCACCATCAGATTTACAAGGGCGATCACACCTACTACCTGGCCGAGGGCAAAGAGCCCGAGCATGTCGCCATGGACTGGTGGGCGCTGATCCTCTTCCTCGGTGTTCACTTCCCGATCATCTGGACCGTTGAGAAGCTTACCCACACGCATTCGCTCTGGGGCGGCCTGGCCGCGATCGCCGTGTACTACGGCGTGTATGAGTACTTCCACTGGTGCATGCACGTTCCGAACCAGCGCCCGTTCGAAAAGTGGGGCGTTTACCGCTTCATTCGCGAGCATCACCGCATTCACCACGTTCACATGCAGAAGAACCTCAACGTGATCCTGCCGCTGGCCGACCTCGTTCTGGGAACCTACAAGCGCGACACCAAGCGCGAGGCCCCAACAGTCCCGACCACGCGCCGCACGCCGACCCGCACCTCCCGCAGCCAGGCCCACCGACGTGGACCGGCCGCCGCGCCTGGTAAGAATAAGCCCGGCAAGAACACAGGCGACAAGTAG
- a CDS encoding YciI family protein has product MAQFLVAIHHPDDYDPFLAEDEAMSHDIDALNDEMKAAGVRIFVGGLQPAGRAMSLRAQPTGEVLITDGPYLETKEHMGGFWVLEAANLDEALAWGRKAAIACRAPVEVRPFF; this is encoded by the coding sequence ATGGCGCAGTTTTTGGTTGCTATTCACCACCCAGACGACTACGACCCATTCCTCGCGGAGGACGAGGCGATGTCCCACGATATCGACGCGCTCAACGACGAGATGAAGGCTGCCGGTGTCCGGATCTTCGTTGGCGGCCTGCAGCCGGCGGGCCGCGCGATGTCTCTGCGGGCGCAGCCCACTGGTGAAGTGCTCATCACCGACGGGCCGTACCTGGAGACCAAGGAGCACATGGGCGGTTTCTGGGTGCTGGAAGCCGCGAATTTGGACGAGGCGCTGGCGTGGGGACGCAAGGCCGCCATCGCTTGCCGGGCGCCGGTTGAGGTGCGCCCGTTTTTCTGA
- a CDS encoding bifunctional lysylphosphatidylglycerol flippase/synthetase MprF, with the protein MMVVGSKGASVEEEPPAAPPSFWTAILSRARGIAAPLLAYAVAALGLLNLWSALLARGPGRGAFLRDVVHMPMVIEHGTRTLTTLFGLGLLMLARSLLRRKRQAWSITVLLVIVTPFLHLAKGLDWEEAAICLVILIGLLTHRTSFYAENDRPSARQGVLGALGMLGFALVYGPLGVLALHHQFRPEPNLSSAIAQSSHLLFYVPVRATLSPLTRRANWFEDSLGYISAFALGYAVFMVLRPVLPRDAIGARDRAHVRHLLTRWGGAPLSYYALLPDKRYLLDTEHIEPQWGVAYCLVGRHALALGDPLGDPALGGRAIQEFVTLCAHYDWSPSFYQVTGRYLDEYRAVGLKPFKIGEDAVIDLPSFSLKGKAFQDLRTALNKMSKGGVALEEYDTGGVLDPETLTQLADITEEWLAAHKGQEKGYAMGQFAPESDLFHDSRLFLARDAATRRVLAFVTFVPIYGGSDVAAKHGVAGWGLDLMRRRGESPNGVMEFLIASAAAAFQQEGALSMSLGLSPLADSEMEDEEECGESEWLARLRALIFDKFNQFYNFKGLNAFKAKFAPQWQSRYLVYPATHSIGATIYAAGRAHNLSGRFSVVEQWIRKLQS; encoded by the coding sequence ATGATGGTCGTAGGAAGCAAGGGCGCTTCAGTCGAAGAAGAGCCGCCGGCAGCTCCTCCGAGTTTTTGGACGGCGATCCTGAGCAGGGCGCGCGGCATTGCCGCGCCGCTGCTCGCGTACGCCGTGGCGGCGCTGGGGCTTCTGAACCTTTGGTCCGCGCTGCTCGCGCGTGGGCCGGGCCGCGGCGCGTTCCTGCGCGATGTCGTCCACATGCCGATGGTTATCGAGCACGGTACGCGCACGCTCACGACTCTCTTCGGACTCGGTCTGCTGATGCTGGCGCGCTCGCTGCTGCGCCGCAAGCGCCAGGCCTGGAGCATCACGGTGCTGCTGGTGATCGTCACCCCGTTCCTGCATCTCGCTAAGGGCCTGGACTGGGAAGAAGCCGCGATCTGCCTGGTGATCCTGATCGGCCTGCTCACGCACCGGACATCGTTTTACGCGGAGAATGACCGGCCATCGGCGCGTCAAGGGGTTCTGGGTGCGCTGGGCATGCTCGGGTTCGCGCTGGTCTATGGACCGCTCGGCGTGCTGGCGCTCCACCACCAATTCCGTCCGGAGCCCAATCTCTCGAGCGCGATCGCCCAGTCCTCCCATCTTCTGTTCTATGTGCCGGTGCGCGCGACCCTCTCTCCGCTGACGCGCCGCGCCAACTGGTTTGAAGACTCCCTCGGTTACATCTCGGCCTTCGCGCTCGGCTACGCCGTCTTCATGGTGCTGCGTCCGGTGCTGCCTCGGGACGCCATCGGCGCGCGCGACCGCGCGCATGTGCGCCATCTGCTGACGCGCTGGGGGGGGGCGCCGCTCTCGTATTACGCGCTCCTGCCGGACAAGCGTTACTTGTTGGACACGGAGCATATCGAGCCGCAATGGGGAGTCGCTTATTGCCTGGTCGGCCGGCATGCGCTGGCGCTGGGCGATCCGCTGGGCGATCCCGCACTGGGCGGCCGCGCCATTCAGGAGTTTGTTACGCTCTGCGCCCACTACGACTGGTCGCCGTCGTTCTACCAGGTGACGGGGCGCTATCTCGATGAATACCGGGCCGTCGGCCTGAAGCCGTTTAAGATCGGCGAGGACGCCGTGATCGATCTGCCGTCCTTCTCCCTCAAGGGCAAGGCGTTTCAGGATCTGCGCACCGCGCTCAATAAGATGAGCAAAGGCGGCGTCGCTCTGGAAGAGTACGACACCGGCGGCGTGCTGGATCCGGAGACGCTGACTCAGCTTGCCGACATTACCGAAGAGTGGCTGGCGGCGCACAAAGGTCAGGAAAAGGGCTATGCGATGGGGCAGTTCGCGCCGGAAAGCGATCTGTTCCACGACAGCCGCTTATTCCTGGCGCGCGACGCCGCCACGCGTCGTGTGCTGGCCTTCGTGACGTTCGTCCCGATCTACGGCGGTTCGGATGTCGCCGCGAAACACGGTGTGGCGGGCTGGGGTCTGGACCTGATGCGCCGCCGGGGCGAGTCGCCGAACGGGGTGATGGAGTTCCTGATCGCTTCGGCGGCGGCGGCGTTCCAGCAGGAAGGCGCGCTGTCGATGAGCCTGGGACTCTCGCCGCTCGCGGATTCCGAGATGGAAGACGAGGAAGAGTGCGGCGAAAGCGAGTGGCTCGCCCGTCTGCGCGCCCTGATCTTCGACAAGTTCAACCAGTTCTACAACTTCAAGGGCCTCAACGCCTTTAAAGCCAAGTTCGCGCCGCAGTGGCAGTCGCGCTACCTTGTGTATCCGGCCACGCACTCGATCGGCGCCACCATCTACGCCGCCGGGCGCGCGCACAATCTCTCCGGCCGCTTCAGCGTTGTCGAGCAGTGGATCCGCAAGCTTCAGTCATGA
- a CDS encoding alpha/beta hydrolase — translation MKWSAWPAPRRRIVKAGAILFALAALCAGLWQFDWVRQNVQLKWLAITGQAWRVRGEVRTVSVWSPALGASRRAIVYTPPGYHSDVDKARRYPVLYLLHGAPGSPNDWFRYGRAPEVAERLVEQHRLSPMIIVCPDGDGDGYMGDSEYIDAPVSPSGKGPGKQVGTFVARDLPAWIDAHYRTIVSPSARILGGVSTGGYGAVNLALTHPGVFETVFSFSGYYDAAQSGWARPVWGYHPTAESLNAQSPQDYVTGPRPEWAGIWMYLGDGRNERGPYAAEGDAFAKKLHSAGIACDHVEMPGRHSWDLWRPQLRDALIRVNGRLAGLGADSRH, via the coding sequence ATGAAGTGGAGCGCTTGGCCGGCGCCGCGTCGCCGGATCGTCAAAGCCGGCGCGATTTTATTCGCGCTCGCGGCCCTCTGCGCGGGGCTTTGGCAGTTCGATTGGGTAAGACAAAATGTTCAGCTAAAGTGGCTGGCGATCACCGGGCAGGCCTGGCGCGTGCGGGGGGAAGTGCGGACCGTTTCGGTCTGGAGCCCGGCGCTTGGAGCGTCACGCCGGGCGATCGTCTACACGCCGCCGGGATATCACTCCGACGTGGATAAGGCGCGCCGCTATCCCGTGCTGTACTTGCTGCACGGAGCGCCCGGCTCGCCAAACGATTGGTTTCGCTATGGACGCGCTCCAGAAGTGGCGGAGCGTCTCGTGGAGCAGCATCGATTGTCGCCGATGATCATCGTTTGCCCGGATGGGGACGGTGATGGATATATGGGAGACTCGGAATATATCGACGCGCCGGTTTCGCCTTCGGGTAAGGGGCCGGGGAAGCAAGTCGGGACATTTGTCGCGCGCGATCTCCCCGCGTGGATCGATGCGCACTACCGTACGATTGTCAGCCCCAGCGCCCGAATCCTGGGCGGCGTGTCTACCGGAGGCTACGGCGCGGTCAACCTCGCGCTGACCCATCCGGGCGTTTTCGAGACGGTCTTCTCGTTCTCGGGGTACTATGACGCAGCCCAGAGCGGCTGGGCGCGTCCCGTTTGGGGATATCATCCCACGGCGGAGAGCTTAAACGCGCAAAGTCCGCAGGATTATGTGACCGGCCCGCGCCCCGAATGGGCGGGGATCTGGATGTATTTGGGCGATGGGCGGAACGAGCGTGGCCCTTATGCCGCCGAAGGGGACGCGTTCGCGAAAAAACTGCACTCCGCCGGCATTGCGTGCGATCATGTGGAGATGCCGGGGCGTCACTCCTGGGATCTGTGGCGGCCGCAGCTGCGCGACGCGCTGATACGAGTGAATGGACGATTGGCTGGGCTGGGAGCGGACTCCCGCCATTGA
- a CDS encoding MOSC domain-containing protein yields the protein MDGHIRLQVAGVYIGGGGAVVSEPQSEIICDLGGIQGDRHYGFTKSAGVREKKFHPKGASIWNPRTWSAVSVEELAEIAASMGVAEIKAEWLGANLLFRGVGSLTSLPPMTRLVFSSGAILLVYGENLPCIGPANVIRKLATPLDIRLPQTFGKAAAKKRGLVGWVERAGVIRPGDTADVYLP from the coding sequence ATGGACGGACATATTCGCCTCCAAGTCGCAGGCGTCTATATCGGCGGAGGCGGCGCTGTCGTCTCCGAACCCCAATCCGAGATCATTTGCGACCTCGGCGGCATTCAGGGAGACCGTCACTATGGTTTCACCAAATCCGCCGGCGTGCGTGAAAAGAAGTTTCACCCCAAGGGCGCGTCCATCTGGAACCCCCGAACGTGGTCAGCGGTCTCCGTGGAGGAGCTGGCCGAAATCGCCGCGTCGATGGGCGTCGCCGAAATCAAAGCCGAATGGCTCGGCGCCAACTTGCTTTTTCGTGGCGTCGGGAGTTTGACCAGCCTGCCGCCCATGACCCGCCTCGTCTTCTCCAGCGGCGCCATTCTTCTCGTCTACGGTGAAAACCTGCCATGCATCGGACCGGCAAACGTCATTCGGAAGCTGGCGACGCCTTTAGACATTCGATTGCCGCAGACATTTGGCAAAGCCGCCGCGAAAAAACGCGGCCTGGTAGGGTGGGTAGAGCGAGCGGGAGTAATACGGCCAGGGGATACTGCGGACGTGTATTTGCCGTAA